The following coding sequences are from one Candidatus Nitrohelix vancouverensis window:
- a CDS encoding adenylyltransferase/cytidyltransferase family protein, producing the protein METNKKIWALGELIPEIERLRKDGKTIVQSHGVFDLIHPGIIQHLNSARTQGDILVVTVIKDKDVRRGPGRPVFPESMRALNVASLTQVDYVCVVDDEKPFDAVQLLQPDIFAKGQAHKERDQTIHQKIFEAEKELYLGQSKIFETLGQSFSASKIINQFLDIYPEDTRRFIERFKTKYSFQDIVDNLNSLQPLKVMLLGDGIIDEYHYCEPLGKAGKANLVVNKYLDHEVFAGGAFAIANHLAGICDEVHLVCLLGESDSREDFVRQNLKPQISPKFFFRDDAPTIVKKRYVHSYLNQKLFEINFINDSAINGALEKNITDHISAVIADYDLVMVSDFGHGFINNKIYETVKQSGKLLGINTQTNAANAGYNLITKYGGPDFVCLDEPEIRLAAQQKYKAIEGIAKQIRQEIDASFLITTLGKKGSIGIDSNNEVNRTPIFSTKVIDTIGAGDAFFSFTAPCFAKGMPLDFVSFIGNAVGALAVQIVGNKKPVEKHELLEFIHSLLS; encoded by the coding sequence ATGGAAACTAACAAAAAAATTTGGGCGCTGGGCGAACTGATTCCAGAAATTGAACGCCTCCGAAAAGACGGTAAAACCATCGTCCAGAGTCACGGCGTTTTCGACCTCATTCACCCCGGCATCATCCAGCACCTGAACTCTGCCAGAACGCAGGGGGACATACTGGTCGTCACCGTGATCAAGGACAAAGACGTCAGAAGAGGCCCCGGACGCCCCGTTTTCCCGGAATCCATGCGCGCCCTGAATGTCGCCTCCCTGACCCAGGTCGATTATGTCTGCGTGGTTGACGACGAAAAACCTTTTGACGCGGTGCAACTCCTGCAACCCGATATTTTTGCCAAAGGCCAGGCCCATAAAGAGCGCGACCAGACTATTCATCAGAAAATATTTGAAGCCGAGAAAGAGCTCTACCTCGGGCAAAGCAAAATCTTTGAAACCCTGGGCCAATCCTTCAGCGCCTCAAAAATCATCAACCAGTTCTTGGACATATATCCCGAAGACACCCGGCGGTTTATCGAGCGGTTCAAGACAAAATATTCGTTTCAGGACATCGTCGACAATCTGAATTCCCTGCAACCTCTCAAAGTCATGCTACTGGGCGACGGAATCATCGACGAATACCACTATTGCGAACCGCTGGGCAAAGCGGGCAAAGCGAATCTGGTGGTTAACAAATACCTCGACCATGAAGTGTTCGCCGGAGGAGCCTTTGCCATCGCCAATCACCTCGCCGGCATTTGCGACGAGGTGCATCTGGTTTGTCTGTTGGGCGAATCCGATTCCCGGGAAGATTTTGTCCGTCAGAACCTGAAGCCTCAGATCTCTCCAAAATTCTTTTTTCGCGACGATGCGCCGACCATCGTAAAAAAACGATACGTCCACTCCTATCTCAATCAAAAACTCTTCGAAATAAATTTCATCAATGATTCCGCTATCAACGGAGCCTTGGAAAAAAATATCACAGACCACATCTCGGCTGTGATCGCCGACTACGATTTAGTGATGGTTTCAGATTTTGGTCACGGGTTTATCAATAATAAAATCTATGAAACGGTCAAGCAAAGCGGCAAGCTATTGGGAATAAACACGCAGACAAATGCGGCCAATGCAGGATATAATCTGATAACGAAATACGGCGGCCCCGATTTCGTTTGTCTGGATGAACCAGAAATACGACTGGCCGCTCAGCAAAAATACAAAGCCATCGAGGGAATTGCAAAACAGATTCGCCAGGAAATCGACGCTTCATTCCTGATCACAACGCTGGGGAAAAAAGGTTCAATTGGAATCGATAGCAATAATGAGGTCAACCGCACCCCTATTTTTTCTACAAAGGTGATCGACACCATAGGCGCCGGAGACGCGTTTTTCTCCTTCACCGCTCCCTGTTTCGCAAAGGGTATGCCTCTCGACTTCGTATCGTTCATTGGAAACGCCGTCGGGGCGCTTGCGGTTCAAATCGTTGGAAATAAAAAACCCGTGGAAAAACATGAGCTTCTCGAATTCATCCATTCCCTACTCTCTTGA
- a CDS encoding adenylyltransferase/cytidyltransferase family protein, translated as MKILELQTLAERLEPLQNQGKRIVLCHGCFDLMHPGHIKYFQSAKTMGDILVVTVTPDGFVDKGPGRPVFNQRLRMDSIAALECVDYVALNQWATAEETIRLLKPAIYVKGQEFEKLEDKTGKIQKEAEVLKEIGAEIRFTHEIVFSSTKLLNEHFK; from the coding sequence ATGAAAATTCTCGAATTGCAAACGCTCGCGGAAAGGCTTGAACCGCTCCAAAATCAGGGCAAGCGGATCGTCCTGTGTCACGGCTGTTTCGACCTCATGCATCCGGGCCACATCAAGTATTTTCAATCCGCAAAAACAATGGGCGACATCCTCGTCGTCACCGTAACGCCGGATGGATTTGTCGACAAAGGCCCCGGACGCCCCGTATTCAACCAGCGCCTGCGCATGGATTCAATCGCCGCCCTGGAATGCGTTGACTACGTTGCCCTGAACCAGTGGGCCACCGCAGAGGAAACGATACGCCTGCTCAAACCCGCAATCTATGTCAAAGGTCAGGAATTCGAAAAACTCGAAGATAAAACTGGAAAAATCCAGAAAGAAGCGGAAGTATTAAAGGAAATTGGCGCTGAAATCCGGTTCACCCATGAGATTGTATTTTCCTCCACCAAACTTCTGAATGAGCATTTCAAGTAA
- a CDS encoding radical SAM protein, translating to MTDTPKNTNRFGKEVITNNIPKDAPLASSPGHKLRTSNTIVDRKVLAENELRKIEQPVDPKEIKPLKDQKLEFVEFDDQVGVVRTSAEAEPEKSEDTTPNMFTGPSHRNKAERFRFDGHKMMHHLDRIQAWQNGEKFAPIHIDMGLTKFCNTACIYCYAVVQNMTKGAMIGRDALLNYVEDCGKLGVRSIGFIGDGEPTLNPTVYDATVLAAEVGVDTSMATNGLLLEMDRAHDLLKNMTWIRFNLSAGDAQGFKEVHQSRPESFDLLIEKIKELVRIKKENGYKCTLGLQMVLIPECYDQVLKEAELGAELGVDYFVIKHCSDSEYKEIGVDYSSYMGIQDMLKEAEALSNKDYVVQVKWNKILAAGESDLYKNGYRKYDVCHGTPFLLQISGNGKIYPCGPFFNKERFYIGDLHKDSFFDIVMGDRYWEVHNDVVASVDVHKDCAIGCRQDYVNKFLWDLKNVPEHVNFI from the coding sequence ATGACTGACACCCCAAAGAACACTAATCGTTTCGGTAAAGAAGTAATTACCAATAATATTCCCAAAGATGCGCCTCTGGCCAGCTCTCCCGGGCATAAATTAAGGACCTCGAATACCATTGTCGATCGCAAGGTCCTGGCTGAAAATGAGCTTCGAAAAATTGAACAGCCGGTTGATCCAAAGGAGATCAAGCCCTTAAAGGACCAGAAACTGGAATTCGTTGAGTTTGACGACCAGGTTGGCGTGGTTCGCACGAGCGCTGAGGCGGAGCCTGAAAAGAGTGAAGACACGACGCCGAACATGTTCACCGGCCCCAGCCACAGGAACAAGGCGGAGCGTTTCCGGTTCGATGGTCATAAAATGATGCATCATCTGGACCGGATACAGGCCTGGCAAAACGGCGAAAAATTTGCCCCGATTCATATAGACATGGGACTGACCAAATTTTGTAATACCGCCTGTATCTATTGTTATGCTGTTGTGCAGAATATGACGAAGGGGGCCATGATCGGTCGCGACGCTCTTTTAAATTATGTGGAAGATTGCGGCAAGTTGGGCGTGCGTTCCATCGGCTTTATAGGCGATGGGGAGCCGACCCTGAATCCTACCGTTTACGACGCGACGGTGCTTGCGGCGGAGGTCGGGGTGGACACGTCGATGGCGACCAACGGACTTTTGCTTGAAATGGACCGAGCGCATGATTTGTTGAAGAACATGACCTGGATTCGCTTTAATCTGTCCGCCGGGGACGCGCAGGGTTTCAAGGAAGTTCATCAGTCCCGGCCTGAAAGTTTTGATTTGCTCATTGAAAAGATCAAGGAGCTGGTGCGCATCAAAAAAGAAAACGGCTACAAGTGTACGCTGGGTTTGCAGATGGTGCTGATTCCTGAATGTTACGATCAGGTTTTGAAAGAAGCGGAACTGGGAGCCGAGCTGGGCGTGGACTATTTTGTCATCAAGCACTGTTCGGATTCGGAGTATAAGGAGATCGGCGTCGACTACAGCAGTTACATGGGCATACAGGACATGCTGAAAGAGGCCGAGGCCTTGTCCAACAAGGACTATGTCGTTCAGGTCAAATGGAATAAAATCCTCGCCGCGGGCGAGTCTGATCTCTATAAAAACGGTTATCGCAAGTACGACGTGTGCCACGGAACGCCTTTCCTGTTGCAGATTTCCGGCAATGGGAAAATTTACCCCTGCGGCCCATTTTTCAACAAAGAACGTTTTTATATTGGCGACCTGCATAAAGATTCTTTCTTCGACATCGTGATGGGCGACCGTTACTGGGAAGTGCATAACGATGTTGTCGCATCGGTCGACGTGCATAAGGACTGCGCTATTGGTTGTCGGCAGGATTATGTGAATAAATTTTTGTGGGATCTGAAAAACGTCCCTGAGCATGTCAACTTTATCTAG
- a CDS encoding NUDIX domain-containing protein yields MDSETSVEPSSGFVQEFVGAVVVGTDGKILCQLRDDIPGIQFPGRWTCSPGGHMEAGEVPRQAILRELQEEFGIEVERLELLDSFSESEASVKGTYHAFMAKLKTPEDQVRCYEGQEARLFAPEIIPTLNLHPVSLKIFNKYLERQRDAS; encoded by the coding sequence GTGGATTCTGAAACTTCAGTCGAGCCGTCGTCCGGTTTTGTGCAGGAGTTTGTCGGCGCCGTGGTGGTTGGCACAGACGGAAAAATTCTCTGTCAGTTGCGCGACGATATTCCCGGCATTCAATTTCCCGGTCGCTGGACCTGCTCTCCCGGCGGGCATATGGAAGCGGGGGAGGTTCCCCGGCAGGCCATTTTAAGGGAATTGCAGGAGGAGTTCGGTATTGAGGTTGAGCGCCTCGAATTGTTGGACAGCTTTTCCGAGTCCGAGGCAAGCGTTAAAGGAACCTATCACGCCTTCATGGCCAAACTGAAAACCCCGGAAGATCAAGTGCGATGTTATGAGGGGCAAGAGGCGCGCCTCTTTGCGCCAGAAATTATTCCGACCTTGAATCTGCATCCGGTCAGTTTGAAAATTTTCAACAAATATCTCGAACGTCAACGCGACGCTTCGTGA
- a CDS encoding radical SAM protein, with amino-acid sequence MGDPFKIDHHKINYHVDRLNDWLEEKTVYPIYVEIAPAGACNHRCSFCAVDYIGYKVVFLEAEVLKSRITEMGRLGIRSVMYAGEGEPLLHKDLPEIILHTKDSGIDVSITTNAVPLTEKWAEKALPGITWIKTSINAGSAETYAQIHQTKKEDFDKVVSNLEKAVAIRNRKNLDCVIGTQMVLLPENEHEAVDLAKRMKSIGCDYLVIKPYSQHKKSITRTYENIDYQKSLDFKDELESVNGENFSVVFRENTVKKLDENEHYYKKCYSTPNFWAYIMADGTVYGCSAYLLDERFCYGDINENSFEEIWEGERRLKNLEFVKNELNISECRKNCRMDAVNRYLWDLKNPPSHVNFI; translated from the coding sequence ATGGGCGACCCCTTTAAAATAGACCATCACAAGATCAATTATCATGTGGATCGCTTGAACGACTGGTTGGAAGAGAAAACGGTCTATCCGATTTATGTGGAGATCGCTCCTGCCGGGGCTTGTAATCATCGCTGTTCCTTTTGCGCGGTGGATTATATCGGTTACAAGGTGGTGTTTCTGGAGGCGGAGGTTCTCAAGAGCCGAATCACTGAGATGGGTCGACTGGGGATTCGAAGCGTGATGTACGCCGGGGAAGGCGAGCCGCTACTGCACAAGGACCTGCCTGAAATTATTCTGCACACGAAAGATTCGGGGATTGACGTTTCCATCACCACCAACGCGGTTCCTTTGACTGAAAAATGGGCGGAGAAGGCGTTGCCGGGAATCACCTGGATCAAGACCAGCATCAACGCGGGTTCTGCGGAGACTTATGCTCAAATCCATCAGACAAAGAAAGAGGATTTTGACAAGGTCGTGTCCAATCTGGAAAAAGCCGTGGCCATTCGCAATCGAAAAAACCTGGACTGCGTCATTGGCACGCAAATGGTTTTACTCCCTGAAAACGAGCATGAAGCGGTCGATCTTGCGAAGCGGATGAAGTCGATCGGATGCGATTATCTGGTCATCAAGCCCTATTCCCAACATAAAAAAAGCATCACCCGAACTTACGAGAATATCGATTATCAAAAGAGTCTTGATTTCAAGGATGAGCTGGAATCGGTCAATGGAGAGAATTTTTCGGTCGTCTTCCGGGAAAACACCGTTAAGAAGCTGGACGAAAACGAACATTATTATAAGAAATGCTATTCGACGCCGAATTTCTGGGCTTACATCATGGCCGATGGAACGGTCTACGGTTGTAGCGCCTATCTGTTGGACGAGCGCTTTTGTTATGGCGACATCAACGAGAACTCTTTTGAAGAAATCTGGGAAGGCGAACGACGTTTGAAGAATCTGGAATTCGTCAAAAATGAATTGAACATTTCGGAATGCCGCAAGAACTGTCGCATGGATGCAGTCAATCGTTATCTGTGGGACCTCAAAAATCCTCCCTCCCATGTCAATTTCATATGA
- a CDS encoding thiamine pyrophosphate-dependent dehydrogenase E1 component subunit alpha — protein MMDPKTAADAYSRLIIIRLTEEAIAEEYKQQEMKCPVHLSIGQEAVAAGVSLCLSDQDVVFSTHRCHSHYLAKNGDLNRMIAELYGKKEGCAKGLGGSMHLIDEGVGMMGSSAIVGGSIPLAVGAALSFKMFNQPHIAVPYFGDGACEEGVFHESLNFAALKKLPVIFVCENNAVATSSPLLARRPANNIFQHGQVFGIPGYQVDGNDLASVYATAKRAREHAASGKGPVLIEARTYRIMGHVGPQQDCSSGLRTQEEWDQWKDACPIKRFEAYCDEKNLLSESERETMRRSTQLQIQEAFEIAKAGAPAEWIA, from the coding sequence ATGATGGATCCTAAGACTGCGGCGGACGCCTATTCGCGTCTCATCATAATCCGTTTGACTGAAGAAGCGATAGCTGAAGAATACAAACAACAGGAAATGAAGTGCCCGGTTCATCTGTCGATAGGGCAAGAGGCGGTCGCGGCTGGCGTGTCTCTGTGCTTGAGCGATCAGGACGTGGTCTTTAGCACGCATCGGTGCCATAGCCACTATCTGGCTAAAAATGGCGACCTGAATCGCATGATCGCCGAACTCTATGGAAAGAAAGAAGGTTGCGCCAAAGGTTTGGGCGGTTCCATGCATCTGATCGATGAAGGCGTCGGCATGATGGGTTCGTCTGCGATTGTTGGCGGAAGCATTCCCCTGGCGGTGGGCGCGGCTTTGTCGTTTAAAATGTTCAACCAGCCTCATATTGCGGTTCCTTATTTTGGCGACGGCGCCTGCGAGGAAGGGGTGTTTCATGAAAGCCTGAATTTTGCCGCTCTGAAAAAACTACCCGTTATTTTCGTTTGCGAGAACAATGCCGTGGCGACGTCTTCCCCTTTGCTGGCTCGTCGTCCTGCGAATAACATTTTTCAACACGGCCAGGTATTTGGGATTCCGGGGTATCAGGTAGACGGAAACGATCTGGCCTCAGTCTATGCGACTGCAAAGCGGGCTAGAGAACATGCGGCGAGCGGGAAGGGGCCAGTTCTCATCGAGGCCCGAACCTATCGCATCATGGGACATGTGGGGCCTCAACAGGACTGTTCCTCTGGGCTGAGAACGCAGGAGGAGTGGGACCAATGGAAAGACGCTTGCCCCATCAAACGTTTTGAGGCGTATTGTGACGAAAAGAATTTATTGTCGGAGTCGGAGCGGGAAACGATGCGTCGGTCAACGCAATTACAAATTCAAGAGGCCTTTGAGATCGCCAAGGCAGGGGCTCCCGCCGAGTGGATAGCATGA
- a CDS encoding alpha-ketoacid dehydrogenase subunit beta — protein MTETRILKYREALNEALLQAMQGDENIFVMGCGVDDEGGIFGTTRAAYEAFGKERVIDAPLSENAIAGIGVGAAIMGRRPVIVHARNDFLLLAMDQIINHAAKWNFMSGGKLDCPMLIRAIVGRGWGQAAQHSQSLQSLFAHIPGLKVILPSTAYDAKGLLLASLQDNETVICIEHRLLYEIEEPVPEEAYTIPLGKGDVKRSGKDVTLVAFSYMVAEALKAATLLEAENISVEVIDPRCVAPLDMDLILESVRKTGRVVIADTSWKSFGASAEIATRIYESCLRELEAPIARIGLPDQNTPCASNLEKEFYPGVDDIVKAVQSLTHPHHNASDYIARESSPEHAKFTGPF, from the coding sequence ATGACGGAAACACGAATTCTCAAATATCGCGAAGCGCTCAACGAAGCGTTGCTTCAAGCCATGCAGGGCGACGAAAACATATTTGTCATGGGTTGCGGCGTGGACGACGAGGGCGGGATTTTCGGAACCACTCGCGCCGCTTATGAAGCATTTGGGAAAGAGCGGGTGATCGACGCGCCGCTTTCAGAAAACGCCATCGCAGGCATTGGAGTCGGCGCCGCCATCATGGGTCGTCGTCCCGTGATCGTGCATGCGCGGAATGATTTTCTGTTACTGGCGATGGATCAGATCATCAACCATGCGGCGAAATGGAATTTCATGAGCGGAGGCAAGCTGGATTGCCCTATGCTGATCCGGGCGATAGTGGGCAGGGGTTGGGGGCAGGCGGCGCAACATTCGCAAAGTTTACAGTCGCTCTTCGCTCATATTCCCGGGCTGAAGGTCATTTTGCCGTCAACGGCATACGATGCTAAAGGACTTCTCCTCGCAAGCCTGCAAGATAATGAAACGGTGATTTGTATTGAACATCGACTGCTCTATGAAATTGAGGAGCCAGTTCCTGAAGAGGCTTACACCATCCCTCTGGGAAAAGGCGACGTCAAACGCTCAGGCAAGGATGTCACCCTCGTTGCATTTTCGTATATGGTCGCCGAAGCGCTGAAAGCCGCGACCTTACTCGAGGCTGAAAACATTTCTGTCGAAGTGATTGACCCGAGATGCGTGGCGCCGCTTGATATGGACTTGATTCTGGAGTCTGTTCGTAAAACCGGTCGGGTGGTAATCGCCGATACCAGTTGGAAGAGTTTTGGAGCCTCGGCGGAGATCGCAACGCGTATTTATGAAAGTTGTCTGCGCGAATTGGAGGCTCCGATTGCGAGAATAGGTCTGCCGGATCAAAACACTCCCTGCGCTTCAAATCTGGAAAAAGAATTTTACCCCGGCGTGGACGACATCGTGAAGGCCGTCCAAAGCCTGACACATCCCCATCATAATGCATCAGATTATATTGCGCGTGAAAGTTCACCCGAACATGCGAAATTCACAGGGCCATTCTAA
- a CDS encoding PQQ-binding-like beta-propeller repeat protein: protein MSAAVGERASDHSNEGYRAEQERKRKANVGPGESDGFWEETKAELFGGLESELGLAQDGRVIMMQMLLYASALLFLIVGPFYLLIMILNHYQWVLKEESCRRVSLCCLAGILGLSFMEGGKVLTQVYLPEFSFCNGTWKALDVEYGEKSSTLLQYYNYAPGRAAFFYLIFRALEWYGISKTDPVYTEIAYRVVQFLIITGGNVLLYFFLVKILKKARLPGAWFLPLISVALLSLHPEFVFTNLSVQPHTSLFFTIFIALIWVSYRLAFEDQGWKTMLMFASIGAVAILWRNELKLVPFIFLLLCCANLREWKRAVKIFTVTAMLTSVLPLSVMTYNYERHGQFALHTASQMAIRPLESIGQGLPDESYGLFWDDGYISRFELRLSEDRFPEIAGSYPYLLKFYYNYIVNHPKDFFMSWANRVPMNLFVLPSQLHESQGACEGIYKRVDDYIRPLHKLHLWLILCAALLFLPFALFKERRGMPFVMIPALYGLGVVGVAGSMEGYFVYVYLSFAVILVVGMASVLRVCQQNYSRIIFPVSTTSRSAFEANPGDAPSGLFRVSTLLLGLCLGGVMYLGVTGFSFRDMRYESPQAINIQDRLERIYRGNHYSGKVRIKWLHTPPYYTLPYIAGHFYKTKIGLLYNSYSNHEMRVVTPESGEGLKAMKLKHKSGGPGGHFLVHGEKLFVSEMETHSQQEFRVIEFEKGKVLAAGKLKYPIYSKFIVDENAVYYATYVGRKYHIASQPLPGSRAKPTTPAEYDWIFDEAAALSSVAQTADAIYFGSMHEGYFYSLDKKTGNVIWKFQGQASAFSTPIIDGETIVYADRIGRVYQLDRRTGRLLSEVDTSSMVFEGLSLDGSQAYTVSYDNLISSVDLTQKKMLWQIKGHGAMRVPPLVQEKSLYVSSGTWLMKLDRATGGILWEINLGTFILDTPMVSGDSVFVRSIYGVYGLNEFS, encoded by the coding sequence ATGTCGGCGGCTGTTGGGGAGCGCGCTTCGGATCATTCGAATGAAGGTTATAGAGCGGAGCAGGAGCGCAAGCGAAAAGCCAATGTCGGGCCGGGCGAGAGCGACGGTTTTTGGGAAGAAACAAAGGCGGAATTATTTGGGGGACTGGAATCTGAGTTAGGCCTGGCCCAGGATGGCCGGGTGATTATGATGCAAATGCTTCTTTATGCCTCGGCGCTCTTGTTTCTAATTGTGGGCCCGTTTTATCTTTTGATAATGATCCTCAATCATTATCAATGGGTGTTGAAAGAGGAGTCCTGCAGGCGCGTTTCGTTGTGTTGTCTGGCGGGTATCCTGGGTTTGAGTTTCATGGAAGGCGGCAAGGTTCTGACGCAGGTCTATCTGCCGGAGTTTTCCTTTTGCAACGGAACCTGGAAGGCGCTTGACGTTGAGTATGGTGAAAAATCATCCACACTCTTGCAGTATTATAATTATGCTCCTGGCAGGGCCGCATTTTTTTATTTGATATTTCGCGCTTTGGAATGGTACGGGATTTCAAAAACAGACCCTGTTTATACCGAGATTGCATATCGGGTCGTGCAGTTTTTGATCATCACTGGCGGCAACGTCCTGCTGTATTTTTTCTTGGTCAAGATTCTAAAGAAAGCCCGGCTCCCTGGCGCATGGTTCCTGCCGCTGATAAGCGTTGCTCTTTTGTCGTTGCACCCGGAATTTGTTTTTACCAATTTATCTGTGCAACCTCATACCTCGCTGTTTTTCACCATTTTCATAGCGTTGATCTGGGTATCGTATCGTCTGGCTTTTGAAGATCAAGGCTGGAAAACCATGTTGATGTTTGCGTCGATCGGCGCCGTCGCTATTTTGTGGAGAAACGAACTCAAGCTGGTTCCTTTCATATTTCTGTTGTTGTGTTGCGCGAACTTGCGCGAATGGAAACGAGCGGTGAAAATCTTCACTGTGACCGCGATGTTGACAAGCGTACTGCCGCTTTCTGTGATGACTTATAACTACGAAAGACATGGGCAGTTTGCATTGCACACCGCAAGCCAGATGGCCATCCGGCCACTGGAGTCAATCGGGCAAGGTCTCCCTGACGAGTCCTATGGGTTGTTTTGGGATGACGGTTATATTTCGCGTTTTGAATTGCGTTTGAGCGAAGACAGATTCCCGGAAATTGCTGGCTCCTATCCTTATCTTTTAAAATTTTATTACAACTACATTGTGAACCACCCAAAAGATTTTTTCATGTCCTGGGCCAATCGCGTTCCGATGAATCTGTTTGTTCTGCCAAGTCAACTGCACGAATCTCAAGGCGCGTGTGAGGGTATTTATAAGCGGGTAGACGACTACATCCGTCCTCTGCATAAACTTCACCTTTGGCTGATTCTTTGCGCCGCTCTGTTGTTCCTGCCCTTCGCCTTGTTTAAGGAGCGACGAGGCATGCCGTTTGTAATGATTCCCGCGTTATATGGTCTGGGCGTTGTCGGGGTGGCGGGGAGCATGGAGGGCTATTTTGTTTATGTTTATTTGTCTTTTGCTGTGATTCTGGTTGTTGGTATGGCTTCTGTTTTGAGAGTTTGCCAGCAGAATTATTCCCGCATTATATTTCCCGTTTCTACGACATCCCGGTCCGCGTTTGAAGCAAATCCCGGTGATGCTCCAAGCGGGTTATTTCGTGTTTCGACCTTGTTGCTGGGCTTGTGCCTGGGGGGAGTGATGTACTTGGGGGTGACAGGATTTTCATTTAGAGACATGCGATATGAAAGTCCTCAGGCAATAAATATTCAGGACAGGCTCGAACGAATTTATAGGGGCAATCATTATTCAGGGAAGGTCAGAATAAAGTGGTTGCATACCCCGCCTTATTACACTCTGCCCTACATCGCCGGACATTTTTACAAAACGAAAATCGGGTTGCTTTATAACAGCTATAGCAATCATGAAATGAGAGTCGTTACTCCTGAGAGCGGTGAAGGTCTCAAGGCCATGAAGTTGAAACACAAATCAGGGGGGCCGGGCGGTCATTTCCTTGTGCATGGAGAAAAATTATTTGTGTCTGAAATGGAGACACACAGTCAGCAGGAATTTCGAGTGATAGAGTTTGAAAAAGGTAAGGTCTTGGCGGCAGGAAAACTAAAGTATCCCATTTACAGTAAATTTATTGTCGATGAGAATGCTGTTTATTACGCGACTTACGTTGGTAGAAAGTACCACATAGCGTCTCAGCCCTTGCCTGGAAGTAGAGCGAAACCGACGACTCCGGCAGAGTATGACTGGATTTTTGACGAAGCGGCGGCCTTGAGTTCTGTGGCGCAAACAGCGGACGCGATTTACTTTGGATCGATGCATGAAGGATATTTTTACTCTTTGGACAAGAAAACCGGAAACGTGATCTGGAAGTTCCAGGGACAGGCTAGCGCTTTTTCAACGCCGATCATTGATGGTGAGACGATCGTCTATGCCGACAGAATCGGGCGGGTCTATCAGCTGGATCGTAGAACAGGGAGGCTGTTGTCTGAAGTGGATACAAGCTCAATGGTCTTCGAAGGCCTGTCTCTGGACGGCAGTCAGGCGTATACGGTATCGTATGACAATTTGATTTCTTCGGTGGATTTAACGCAGAAAAAAATGCTGTGGCAAATCAAAGGACATGGCGCGATGAGGGTTCCCCCTCTCGTTCAAGAGAAAAGTCTGTATGTCAGTTCGGGAACCTGGCTCATGAAACTGGATCGCGCGACTGGGGGAATTTTGTGGGAGATTAATTTGGGAACGTTTATCCTTGATACGCCTATGGTGTCAGGCGACTCTGTCTTTGTGCGCAGCATCTACGGCGTCTATGGATTGAATGAATTTTCCTGA